From Hydractinia symbiolongicarpus strain clone_291-10 chromosome 11, HSymV2.1, whole genome shotgun sequence, the proteins below share one genomic window:
- the LOC130613425 gene encoding uncharacterized protein LOC130613425, with the protein MITFLAGLDYNIIMSTFVFYLKDLVKTDRPHLCYAILLGVFSVSATLTGGFGGRYVDRTRNLKIYTNAVLALILIGNLLYSVYLHPAFLIIGRLLAGVGDPFMSVCAGELVRLYSREEATSAIWVMTTAYAMGFTVGPAFGIIFKGVNFKIGSFIVTYLNFIGIFVAGVTFVTLVMSNMLLPNKLLELKDLVKNMPEKSSKIANCDTDKKGLTRDEIVAPKENNNHVETLPTKQVFSNCIAMYSSFSLDMLFPLLVDDILKWSQFALSAMLVTSSVSYFFILCTLVKICTTDKRTYYTIIFCLCCMLINFSVIFELKVLARDVRRDIILMVGFVIAYTLVWLPIQVLLKSMVAKLIPPKIQSFSQGLIAGIMRLAMIIPAFTTPLLMPWIHIWALTLFVIVTINIMVFIMRRKSLANIRVISVNNNKL; encoded by the coding sequence ATGATCACATTTCTAGCTGGCTTGGATTACAACATCATTATGTCCACTTTTGTCTTCTACCTTAAAGATTTAGTAAAAACAGATCGTCCACACTTATGCTATGCCATCTTGCTAGGCGTTTTCTCCGTCAGTGCAACTTTAACAGGAGGGTTTGGCGGTCGCTATGTTGATCGaactagaaatttaaaaatatataccaaCGCAGTGCTAGCGTTAATTTTAATTGGTAATCTTTTATATTCTGTTTACCTTCATCCAGCATTTTTGATTATTGGACGGTTGCTTGCAGGTGTGGGAGATCCATTTATGAGTGTATGTGCCGGAGAATTAGTTCGCCTATATAGTAGAGAAGAAGCAACAAGTGCGATTTGGGTTATGACGACAGCATATGCCATGGGGTTTACTGTTGGTCCTGCTTTTGGAATTATATTTAAAGGAGTTAATTTCAAAATAGGATCGTTTATTGTTACCTACTTGAATTTCATTGGAATATTTGTTGCAGGGGTGACATTCGTTACACTTGTAATGTCAAATATGCTTTTACCTAACAAACTTCTTGAACTAAAGGATTTAGTAAAAAATATGCCAGAGAAAAGTAGCAAAATAGCAAACTGTGATACTGATAAAAAGGGTCTCACAAGAGATGAGATAGTAGCtccaaaagaaaataataatcatGTAGAAACTTTGCCAACCAAACAGGTTTTCTCAAACTGCATTGCTATGTACAGCAGCTTTAGCTTGGATATGTTGTTTCCACTTCTAGTCGATGATATACTAAAATGGAGTCAGTTTGCTTTAAGCGCCATGCTTGTCACAAGCTCAGTTTCTTACTTTTTCATATTATGCACGTTGGTTAAGATCTGTACTACTGATAAACGAACATACTacacaattattttttgtttatgttgtatGTTAATCAATTTCAGCGTGATATTCGAACTGAAGGTATTAGCACGCGATGTTAGAAGAGATATAATTTTAATGGTGGGATTTGTTATAGCATACACGCTTGTTTGGCTACCAATACAGGTCCTTTTGAAAAGCATGGTAGCAAAATTAATTCCGCCAAAGATTCAAAGTTTTTCACAAGGCTTGATCGCAGGTATAATGAGACTTGCCATGATAATTCCTGCATTTACCACTCCACTTTTAATGCCTTGGATACATATTTGGGCTCTCACGTTGTTTGTTATTGTTACCATCAATATAATGGTATTCATTATGAGAAGAAAATCGTTGGCAAACATTAGAGTTATTtctgtaaataataataaattataa
- the LOC130614304 gene encoding tigger transposable element-derived protein 4-like, whose protein sequence is MGKRKHKELTLKTKYEALRDLEDGMSNKDASIKYSVPSSTLSTWKNNKEKIFLAFKNSSLKRQRVKTDKYEKLNESLLTWFTSMRGNNIPINGPILIEKAREFATAFNYEDFSASNGWLRGWKERYGITFKEVSGESAKVTSEMTAPWEETTLPTILARYELKDIFNADEFGLFYQALPLKSYHFKGKRCSGGKHSKVRLTGMTASNALGERLPMFVIGKSAKPRCFKT, encoded by the exons ATGGGGAAAAGAAAGCATAAAGAActcactttaaaaacaaaatatgaagcTCTCCGTGACTTGGAGGATGGTATGTCCAATAAAGACGCATCCATCAAGTACTCCGTTCCAAGCAGCACCTTGTCAACATGGAAGAACAATAAAGAGAAGATATTCCTTGCTTTCAAAAACTCGTCACTAAAACGTCAGAGAGTTAAGACTGACAAGTACGAAAAATTGAATGAATCGTTGTTGACTTGGTTTACCTCAATGCGTGGTAACAACATCCCAATTAATGGACCAATTTTAATCGAGAAAGCTCGTGAATTTGCGACAGCATTCAACTATGAAGATTTTTCAGCATCGAACGGATGGTTGAGAGGCTGGAAGGAGAG atatgGAATCACATTCAAAGAAGTATCTGGGGAGTCCGCAAAAGTAACAAGTGAGATGACAGCACCTTGGGAAGAAACTACCCTACCAACTATATTGGCCAGATATGAATTAAAAGACATCTTCAATGCCGATGAATTCGGCCTATTCTACCAAGCGCTACCATTAAAGTCTTATCACTTCAAAGGAAAACGCTGTTCCGGCGGAAAGCACAGCAAAGTGCGCCTAACAGGAATGACTGCATCCAATGCTTTGGGCGAACGACTTCCAATGTTTGTGATTGGAAAGTCCGCGAAACCCAGATGTTTCAAAACGTGA
- the LOC130613848 gene encoding kinesin-like protein KIFC3 gives MTSKRPLETDNESSASPTKIRQISNSPKTPNTEDQQNKGLGILESKFQIDLNVLKCQSARKDQNKEDLLRNLNTTTQQLNAYKEKLEKAEEVHRSEMKIIKTTFETKVEEKDKTIVNLQKFVDKAQMEIKDLMDEKGGEDSEIIFNFSNSIQPLIEQVRELQTVKVALTEKHLKCQQELSKQQQEVEALKKSLQEEYVLKDDYLLLQKEKNLFQKMSESNKLHALGEKDNFYVTVNRGKIELLQKEVQTLQDKLSQKDETHSAEMSEVESENIKLKKKLRDLETKYTILSCTPPKVQVRKVFDEDKEKQLESVRNEKQNLSLDFRRLQRKVAEMEEKAEDLKAKLKQSEKRENGNKERIRDLETQIETFKMLEKRFEQEMKIKKSLQDEINNKQSELELAATEFQHREATFKTQTAAQVKTAILKTEEKYSGMKTTYDKLKQAVYTLLKELNDVKLFKIQLQMDIVQMQNAIQPSLIHIKTQLLKAVDDTNRKSQILVHKYKKEIQLRKKLHNTLIELKGNIRVLCRVRPIIREDGADCVNVTSFNDDDSAIVYVNHKNTMRKFEMDRVFKPEASQTEVFNHVQSLITSCLDGYNVCIFAYGQTGSGKTYTMEGTKTNPGINQQALMLLFKETEEQLDWEYTILVSFMEIYNEMLRDLLSTEPTTKLDIKQSKDGIHVPNMTHVKVTCVDEVNEVINLGHRNRITACTDMNERSSRSHSILTVSVIGHNINTNTKITGKLNLVDLAGSERISKSGSEGLRLKEAQNINKSLLSLGDVIHSLKNKQQHVPYRNTKLTYLLQDCLGGDSKTLMVVQVSPVEKNVSETICSLNFAQRVRSVELGQATRKVEK, from the exons atgacttccaaACGTCCACTAGAAACAGACAACGAGTCTTCTGCGAGCCCTACAAAAATACGCCAG ATATCTAACAGCCCCAAAACACCTAACACAGAAGATCAACAGAATAAAGGATTAGGAATTCTtg aatcAAAGTTCCAGAttgatttaaatgttttaaaatgtcaGAGTGCAAGGAAGGACCAGAATAAGGAGGATTTACTAAGGAACCTGAAT actACAACACAACAGTTAAATGCATATAAGGAAAAGCTTGAGAAAGCTGAGGAAGTTCACCGTAGCGAGATGAAGATCATCAAAACAACGTTTGAAACAAAGGTGGaagaaaaagataaaactaTTGTAAACCTACAAAAGTTTGTTGACAAGGCGCAAATGGAAATAAAAGACCTAATGGATGAGAAAGGAGGAGAAGAttctgaaataatttttaatttttcaaactcTATTCAACCACTTATAGAACAAGTTAGAGAATTGCAAACAGTTAAGGTTGCGCTGACTGAAAAACACCTCAAGTGTCAACAAGAGCTTtccaaacaacaacaagaagtggAGGCTCTTAAAAAGTCACTTCAAGAGGAGTATGTATTAAAGGATGATTATCTGCTCcttcaaaaagaaaagaatcTTTTCCAAAAAATGTCAGAATCAAATAAG TTGCATGCCTTGGGGGAAAAGGACAATTTTTATGTAACCGTCAATCGTGGAAAAATTGAATTACTTCAGAAGGAGGTACAAACACTGCAAGACAAACTATCTCAAAAAGATGAAACGCATTCTGCAGAAATGTCAGAGGTGGAATCTGAGAATATCAAATTGAAGAAAAAGTTACGAGATCTAGAAACAAAATACACCATTCTGTCCTGCACGCCACCAAAG GTGCAGGTTCGAAAAGTGTTTGACgaagacaaagaaaaacaactgGAGTCGGTTAGAAACGAAAAACAAAATCTATCACTTGATTTTCGAAGGTTGCAAAGAAAGGTAGCTGAGATG GAGGAAAAAGCAGAAGATCTTAAAGCGAAATTGAAACAATCTGAAAAAAGGGAAAATGGTAATAAAGAGAGGATAAGAGACTTAGAAACACAGATTGAAACTTTTAAGATGCTGGAAAAAAGATTTGAACaagaaatgaaaattaaaaaatctcttCAAGATGAG ATTAACAACAAACAGAGCGAGTTGGAACTTGCAGCAACAGAGTTCCAGCATCGAGAAGCAACTTTCAAAACTCAAACTGCAGCTCAAGTAAAAACAGCTATTTTAAAAACTGAAGAGAAATACAGTGGCATGAAAACGACCTACGATAAGTTAAAACAAGCTGTGTATACTCTCTTGAAGGAATTGAATGATGTCAAGCTTTTTAAAATACAGCTGCAGATGGATATTGTGCAAATGCAGAATGCGATTCAACCCAGTTTAATTCACATCAAGACACAG TTGTTGAAAGCTGTTGACGATACAAACCGGAAGTCGCAAATACTTGTCCATaagtataaaaaagaaatacaattaCGAAAGAAACTGCATAATACATTAATTGAATTGAAAGGAAACATTCGCGTGTTGTGTCGCGTGCGCCCCATCATTCGCGAAGATGGCGCAGACTGTGTTAACGTAACTAGTTTTAATGATGACGATTCTGCGATTGTTTATGTTAATCATAAGAATACGATGCGAAAGTTTGAAATGGATCGAGTGTTTAAACCTGAAGCATCACAAACCGAG GTGTTTAACCATGTGCAATCACTAATCACATCTTGTTTGGATGGTTACAATGTTTGTATATTTGCATATGGACAAACAGGGAGTGGTAAAACGTACACCATGGAG GGTACGAAAACTAATCCTGGCATCAACCAACAAGCAttgatgttgttgtttaaaGAGACTGAGGAGCAACTTGACTGGGAGTATACTATTTTAGTCAGTTTTATGGAAATATATAATGAAATGTTACGGGATTTGTTGAGCACAGAACCGACGACCAAGTTAGATATTAAACAAAGTAAAGATGGTATCCATGTCCCTAATATGACTCATGTCAAAGTTACTTGTGTCGACGAAGTTAAcgag GTGATCAATCTGGGCCATCGTAACAGAATAACGGCCTGTACAGATATGAATGAACGTTCAAGTCGATCACATTCTATCCTGACTGTTTCAGTGATCGGTCACAACATTAACACAAACACGAAAATAACAG GAAAATTGAATCTTGTTGATTTGGCAGGCAGTGAGCGCATCTCAAAATCGGGATCAGAAGGGTTGCGTTTGAAGGAAGCACAAAACATCAACAAATCACTTCTGTCTCTCGGTGATGTCATACATtcgttaaaaaataaacaacaacatgTACCATACCGCAACACGAAGTTAACCTATTTATTGCAAGACTGTCTGG GTGGCGATTCAAAAACATTGATGGTGGTACAGGTTTCTCCCGTGGAAAAAAACGTTTCAGAAACCATATGCAGTTTAAATTTCGCTCAACGAGTACGATCTGTAGAATTGGGACAAGCTACAAGGAAAGTTGAAAAGTAA
- the LOC130613891 gene encoding vacuolar protein sorting-associated protein 4-like isoform X2 — translation MKLHTILRIHIFEIYNTILVLGMAAGGTLQKAIDLVTKATEEDKKGNYSEALRLYEHGVEYFLHAIKYDAQSERSKESIRAKCISYLERAEKLKTFIADKDAKKPVKDGDGKSSGGKAGNNSDDESEENKKYKAQLGGAIVMEKPNIKWSDVAGLEAAKEALKEAVILPIKFPHLFTGKRTPWRGILLFGPPGTGKSYLAKAVATEANNSTFFSVSSSDLVSKWLGESERLVKALFEMARENKPSIIFIDEVDSLCASRSENESESARRIKTEFLVQMQGVGVDNDGILVLGATNIPWVLDSAIRRRFEKRIYIPLPDASARLTMFNLHIGQTPHCIPPEKFKQLAQNSEGYSGADISIVVRDALMQPVRKVQSATHFKRVRGKSRDNPNIEVDDLLTPCSPGDPNAQEMSWMDVDGDKLLEPVVNFDDMKRSLHSIRPTVNEDDLVKLKKFTEDFGQEG, via the exons taTTCACATCTTTGAAATATATAATACAATCTTAGTACTTGGTATGGCTGCTGGAGGAACACTGCAG aaAGCTATTGATCTGGTTACAAAAGCTACAGAAGAGGACAAAAAGGGAAATTATTCTGAAGCACTTCGATTATATGAACATGGTGTTGAATATTTCCTTCATGCAATCAAAT ATGATGCTCAAAGTGAGCgatcaaaggaaagtatacgTGCCAAGTGTATATCATACTTAGAAAGAGCAGAAAAGCTAAAAACCTTCATTGCTGATAAAGATGCGAAAAAGCCAGTTAAAGATGGTGATGGAAA ATCCTCTGGTGGCAAAGCAGGAAATAATAGTGATGACGAgagtgaagaaaataaaaaatataaagcacAACTAGGCGGCGCCATTGTGATGGAAAAGCCAAATATAAAATGGTCCGATGTTGCTGGATTGGAAGCAGCAAAAGAAGCATTAAAAGAAGCAGTCATCTTACCCATTAAATTTCCCCATCTTTTTACAG GGAAGAGAACACCTTGGAGAGGAATTCTGTTATTTGGT CCTCCTGGTACTGGAAAATCATATTTAGCAAAAGCTGTTGCTACTGAAGCCAACAACTCAACATTTTTCTCAGTCTCATCATCAGATTTAGTGTCGAAATGGCTTGGAGAATCTGAAAG ACTTGTCAAAGCTTTGTTTGAGATGGCTCGAGAAAACAAACCGTCTATTATCTTCATAGACGAAGTTGACTCACTGTGTGCCTCTCGTAGTGAAAATGAAAGTGAATCTGCTAGAAGGATCAAAACAGAGTTTTTGGTGCAAATGCAAG GTGTTGGTGTTGATAACGATGGTATCCTTGTTCTTGGTGCGACAAATATTCCATGGGTATTAGATTCTGCCATTCGGAGAAG atttgagAAGCGTATTTATATTCCACTGCCAGATGCATCAGCCAGATTGACCATGTTTAATTTGCACATTGGTCAAACGCCACATTGCATACCACCGGAAAAGTTTAAGCAATTAGCACAGAACTCTGAAGG CTACTCTGGAGCCGATATAAGTATCGTTGTCCGAGATGCGTTGATGCAACCTGTTCGAAAAGTGCAATCAGCTACTCACTTTAAAAGG GTGCGAGGAAAGTCAAGAGATAACCCAAATATAGAAGTTGACGACTTGCTGACGCCATGTTCACCAG GTGATCCAAATGCACAGGAAATGAGTTGGATGGATGTCGATGGTGACAAACTGTTGGAACCAGTTGTTAATTTT GATGATATGAAGAGATCGCTTCATTCTATTCGACCAACTGTAAATGAAGACGACCtagtaaaattgaaaaagttTACTGAAGATTTCGGACAGGAAGGTTAA
- the LOC130613891 gene encoding vacuolar protein sorting-associated protein 4-like isoform X1 — translation MLTNMCLFVYFSIHIFEIYNTILVLGMAAGGTLQKAIDLVTKATEEDKKGNYSEALRLYEHGVEYFLHAIKYDAQSERSKESIRAKCISYLERAEKLKTFIADKDAKKPVKDGDGKSSGGKAGNNSDDESEENKKYKAQLGGAIVMEKPNIKWSDVAGLEAAKEALKEAVILPIKFPHLFTGKRTPWRGILLFGPPGTGKSYLAKAVATEANNSTFFSVSSSDLVSKWLGESERLVKALFEMARENKPSIIFIDEVDSLCASRSENESESARRIKTEFLVQMQGVGVDNDGILVLGATNIPWVLDSAIRRRFEKRIYIPLPDASARLTMFNLHIGQTPHCIPPEKFKQLAQNSEGYSGADISIVVRDALMQPVRKVQSATHFKRVRGKSRDNPNIEVDDLLTPCSPGDPNAQEMSWMDVDGDKLLEPVVNFDDMKRSLHSIRPTVNEDDLVKLKKFTEDFGQEG, via the exons ATGCTTACAAATATGTgtctttttgtatattttagtaTTCACATCTTTGAAATATATAATACAATCTTAGTACTTGGTATGGCTGCTGGAGGAACACTGCAG aaAGCTATTGATCTGGTTACAAAAGCTACAGAAGAGGACAAAAAGGGAAATTATTCTGAAGCACTTCGATTATATGAACATGGTGTTGAATATTTCCTTCATGCAATCAAAT ATGATGCTCAAAGTGAGCgatcaaaggaaagtatacgTGCCAAGTGTATATCATACTTAGAAAGAGCAGAAAAGCTAAAAACCTTCATTGCTGATAAAGATGCGAAAAAGCCAGTTAAAGATGGTGATGGAAA ATCCTCTGGTGGCAAAGCAGGAAATAATAGTGATGACGAgagtgaagaaaataaaaaatataaagcacAACTAGGCGGCGCCATTGTGATGGAAAAGCCAAATATAAAATGGTCCGATGTTGCTGGATTGGAAGCAGCAAAAGAAGCATTAAAAGAAGCAGTCATCTTACCCATTAAATTTCCCCATCTTTTTACAG GGAAGAGAACACCTTGGAGAGGAATTCTGTTATTTGGT CCTCCTGGTACTGGAAAATCATATTTAGCAAAAGCTGTTGCTACTGAAGCCAACAACTCAACATTTTTCTCAGTCTCATCATCAGATTTAGTGTCGAAATGGCTTGGAGAATCTGAAAG ACTTGTCAAAGCTTTGTTTGAGATGGCTCGAGAAAACAAACCGTCTATTATCTTCATAGACGAAGTTGACTCACTGTGTGCCTCTCGTAGTGAAAATGAAAGTGAATCTGCTAGAAGGATCAAAACAGAGTTTTTGGTGCAAATGCAAG GTGTTGGTGTTGATAACGATGGTATCCTTGTTCTTGGTGCGACAAATATTCCATGGGTATTAGATTCTGCCATTCGGAGAAG atttgagAAGCGTATTTATATTCCACTGCCAGATGCATCAGCCAGATTGACCATGTTTAATTTGCACATTGGTCAAACGCCACATTGCATACCACCGGAAAAGTTTAAGCAATTAGCACAGAACTCTGAAGG CTACTCTGGAGCCGATATAAGTATCGTTGTCCGAGATGCGTTGATGCAACCTGTTCGAAAAGTGCAATCAGCTACTCACTTTAAAAGG GTGCGAGGAAAGTCAAGAGATAACCCAAATATAGAAGTTGACGACTTGCTGACGCCATGTTCACCAG GTGATCCAAATGCACAGGAAATGAGTTGGATGGATGTCGATGGTGACAAACTGTTGGAACCAGTTGTTAATTTT GATGATATGAAGAGATCGCTTCATTCTATTCGACCAACTGTAAATGAAGACGACCtagtaaaattgaaaaagttTACTGAAGATTTCGGACAGGAAGGTTAA